GAGTCTGACCTACACGTAACTGGCCGTACGTGACGAGGGTGCCGAGCGCCATCAGTACGCCAACGACAATTGGCACGATGTGAAATGGGTCCGCAACGGTCAGATACGGGACCCATGGTACGAGAATGCTGACAGCAGGGTGATTCAAATACCGAAACAACCTGTACAGGACGAAGAACAGCGGAGACTGCACAAGCAGCACGCTGAGTGATGCGAATGGCTTGACACCATTCTCGCTCATTAGTTTTTGCCGTGCTTGCATGAGTTCCGCTTTTGATCCGGTCCACGACTTCTGCAACTCAGCAAGTTTCCCCGCAACGCGGACCTGAGCGATGCTGCTTTTGGCAACCTGTAAGGACAGCGGGATCAACAGCAGGCGTACACCGATTGTAAACAAGACAATGGCAAGACCCCAGTCATGAGTGAACCCAGCCAAGGTGGATAAAAGAGCGTGAAGAAACTGTTCGACGTTGTTGTACACGGAAAATGTCCTCCTTTGTGTGCTTCAATCTTCGGTCACGAAGGCACACAAAGGTAGGCGCTTCTTCATCACTGTCACCTGTTTTGAGCAACTTTCGATGGGTCGTACGGATGAGATGAAGCATCGGTTGCACAACTGGCCTGGCGTTTGCATGCACGCTAAGCAGAGGGGTATGAACCGTGCATTCTGCGAATGGAGGGAGTTTTGCGTTTGAACGACGCCACAAATGCAAAGCAAGACCGGCGAAGACGGAGATAAGCGGCAGCAAGCAAACAAATTGCATGTCCATCGCCATGCCTCTCTCCCCCTGTGCCAGTCTGAAACGGATTGGCTATATTATACACCCCGAATTCTGACTCGAGCATATGAAAAAACACTGTTGACTTTGACGTTGCGTAAAGGTTTAGAGTTTGGCTGTGAGGAGGTGAACACATGGAGTATACCGTTCAAAAGCTTGCACACATCGCAGGTCTCAGTACCCGCACTCTCCGATATTACGATGAAATTGGACTTCTGAAACCGGCGCGAACCAGTTCGTCCGGGTATCGCATCTATGGGCAAGCCGAAGTAGACCAACTGCAGCAGATTCTCTTTTACAGGGAAATGGGGGTCAACCTTGAGGTGATTCGCGAAATTATGACAGACCCCACGTTTGACGAAAAGGCAGCACTGCTGCGACATCGTGAGCAACTCCTTGAACAGCGACAACGATTAGATGCACTGCTCACCAATGTCGAAAAAACAATTGCATGCATCGAAGGAGGAATAACCATGAGCGATGAGGAAAAGTTTGAGGGCTTTAAACAACGGATGATTCATGACAATGAAGCAAAGTACGGGGAAGAAATTCGAACGAAATACGGCAATGATACGGTGAATAAGTCGAATGAAAAGCTCCTAAAGATGACTCCTGCGCAATATGAAGAGTTAACCCGTCTTGGCGATGCAGTCAAAGTCACTTTAGCGGAAGCCTTTAAGACAGGTAACCCTGCCAGTGACATTGCACAAAAAGCGGCAGGCCTTCACAAACAGTGGCTGAGCTGTACGTGGGATAAATACAGCAGCGAAGCCCATGCCGGAATTGCGGACATGTATGTGAATGATAAACGGTTTCGAGCATTTTACGACGCTGAACAACCAGGAATGGCGCAGTTCTTACGTGATGCCATCCACATCTACACAGGGTTTACGAAATGAGTCTTGGCGCTTCAACAGGGGGAGTTCGATGGCTAAATCGGATTGCATGTTGGCAATCGTATGGTTGCTGTCATCTCGAGGCCAAATGACCGCGAAAGAGCTTGCAGAGGCCCTGGAAATCAGTGTTCGCTCCGTTTATCGGTATGTGGACTCACTCTGTGCAAGCGGCGTCCCCATCGAGGCGGAATCTGGTCACCAGGGCGGGTATCGCCTACGTTCATCGTATGAACAGGTCCCCCTGTTTTTTACGACGGAAG
The Alicyclobacillus curvatus genome window above contains:
- a CDS encoding YidC/Oxa1 family membrane protein insertase — encoded protein: MYNNVEQFLHALLSTLAGFTHDWGLAIVLFTIGVRLLLIPLSLQVAKSSIAQVRVAGKLAELQKSWTGSKAELMQARQKLMSENGVKPFASLSVLLVQSPLFFVLYRLFRYLNHPAVSILVPWVPYLTVADPFHIVPIVVGVLMALGTLVTYGQLRVGQTQITSAIISAVSGRAFAPAWLCPTWLGRGRGAIPPLWLSVQTSTP
- a CDS encoding MerR family transcriptional regulator gives rise to the protein MEYTVQKLAHIAGLSTRTLRYYDEIGLLKPARTSSSGYRIYGQAEVDQLQQILFYREMGVNLEVIREIMTDPTFDEKAALLRHREQLLEQRQRLDALLTNVEKTIACIEGGITMSDEEKFEGFKQRMIHDNEAKYGEEIRTKYGNDTVNKSNEKLLKMTPAQYEELTRLGDAVKVTLAEAFKTGNPASDIAQKAAGLHKQWLSCTWDKYSSEAHAGIADMYVNDKRFRAFYDAEQPGMAQFLRDAIHIYTGFTK